AGCTCTACAGTTTTCCACAGGACAAtattaatacataaacaatgaGTTTACCAACTCTCAGCTATTGAAAATgagatgttgcttttttttcttctcctttctctgtgGACCCTGATGATGCTCCTCATCAACTGGAGCTCATTGAGCTGTATGTGAACTGGTTATCTGTTTTGAATTTGATAGTTGACAGACAGCATTTCAGTGTCCATACTAAGTCGTGTTAAAAATGAACCTATTATGATATTTATACGCTTCCTGGAggttttttctttatgtaacTGGGCCCTCCCGATATGAGACGTATTGATTTTAGGACCTGTTTATGTCTGGGTAACTTACGTTTATTTGCATTCCcatgtgaataaatgaaaattgtcATCCATAAAACTTATACAAAACAGTGCATTTGAATTTAGGTTTAATGGTTCAAAGAATGTGAGACAGGATGGTTGGCCCATTATCAAATGTGATCCAGATTCAGACTGAGATATACAAGAACGACCCAGTAGAGGGAGCATTTAAAGTCTATGAAGACTTTGTATTGTGCAAGTCTGGCAAGAACACATGCACCAGTAAGAGATATAATGCAAACACGCATTACACTGAATATTGAGTACAGGGTGAACCCTAACTGCATATTCTGCTCAGTGATTGTGTACAGTGTTGCTTGTGACCTCGTGGTTCCCACTTGTGTTTCTTGCGTCCTCTtcctgtctccaggtgtgtATCAGCACGTTTCAGGCTCTGCTGTGGGTAGACATACCATCAAGATCCTGGGCTGGGGAGAGGAGGATTGTAAAGTATGGATAGGTTATAGGGTGGTTTAGGGTTGGGAACACTACAGATGAACTCCGGTCAGAGAATCCTTTAAACAGCTTTACTTCCACAGCACAGAATGGTGATTGATTGAGGATGAGTTGTTTACAttgatgtgggtgtgtgtttatgtgtgtgtgtgtgtgtgtgtggtctaaacaggaaaaaacagaaagaaataataTACAATTAGAATAGTCGTTTCAAAATAAGCCATGAAATAATAAGCTAATAACGGTAAAATAACATTAGCCTAAGAATATTAAGTTTGGccttatttatgtttatatttatgaTTGCTACGATGACAATACAGACCAGGCATGACATAAGGCTATAACATTGTGACCTACTAATTAAGCATGcaaacaacaaaggaaaacttAGCACTCAATAAACTAACCAGTGTTCATCACAAAGTCCCAGAAACATGCAACAGCATTATTAAACTTACTTTTGTCCATATAACGCACACAAACTAGGAAAAACAGTTCACCGTGGCAGTATCCATCCTCCTGGAGCAGGAACAGCTGATCATCACGCTGCCTCTCTGCATGCAGGCACAGTTCACGTGAGATGAGCGTGAGAGGCGTTCAAGTGCATCTCGGAAATCCCAGCACTGTCCAAATAGGCTTTCAGACAAGGCCGCCCCCAACTGTCCGCAGGGCAgttgaaagagaagaagaaagtcTATTTGGTGGCATCTTCTTCATCCTTGTCCTCAAGTGCTGGGAGCAGGATGAGCCGGGCAACTGGACGAACGTAGGTACGATCCTTCACTTGAACACTGGCAGTTCGGATGCGTCCATCTGCTCCTGGATGGGCCCCGGTGACCCGTCCTACAGGCCACGATGCTCGGGGAAGTTGGGGATCAATGATTAAGACAACGTCACCAATGGAGAGTGCATTACCGTCCTTCTTCCACTTACTGCGCTCTTGCAGCCCCGGCAGATAGTGACTGATAAAAGAGGACCAGAAGCGATCAGCGATAGCTTGACTGTGCCTCCAACGTCTTCTCCCAAGCTCACTAGGGTCATAGACTGCTTGAGGAAGCGACAAGTCGTGTCGGCCCATAAGGAGTAGGTTTGGCGTAACCGGGTCTGGATCAGAGGGATCTGAAGACAAGTAGCCTAAAGGTTTAGCATTCAGTATGCCTTCGACCTCCACCAGAGTGGTTAACAAGACAGGTTCAGGAACGATCTGATCTTTGAGAACGACGCGAAGTGCTGTCTTGATAGATTTCACTTCCCTCTCCCAAGTGCCGCCGAAGTGCGGCGCGCTCGGAGGATTGAATCGGAAGGATATCTGTTGTTCAGCAAGTTGCTCTCTCAAGGGAGATGCCATGGCAGCGACTGCTTCACGTAACTCTCGCTCTCCACCGACGAAGTTGGTACCATTGTCCATAAGGAGTTCGAACGGTTTGCCACGTCGGGAGATGAATCTTCTCAATGACAGAAGGAAAGCATCCGTATCAAGGCTCTCCAACAACTCCAGATGCACCGAGCGAGTTGTCATGCATTTGTAGACTATGCCCCATCTCTTTTCAGTGCGGCGACCGATCCTCACTTGGAAAGGTCCAAAGCAATCAACTCCGGTTGAATAAAACGGTGGCTTGTGGAGTCGTAGTTGAGCAGGTGGATAATCAGCCATTTTAGGAACATCAGGTTTCGCTCGCCATCGTCGACACTCCAGACATGAGTATTGATGCTTCCGAATGGCCTCTCTGCCTCTGATGATCCAGAATCGATGTCGGAGCTCAGCAAGAACTCGTTCCGGCCCCGGATGCAGTAGTGACTCATCGATGTCTTTAATGATAAGCTTCGTCACAGGGTAACTcgggtccaaaatgacagggTGGATCGTATCCATAGCCAGTCCCTCTGCATGCCTCAGCCTACCACCAACTCTTAGTAGACCAGTGGCGTCTTCATATTCTGGTGATAGAGATGCAAGTCGACTGCCTGATGGAAGAGCACGTCCAGCTTTCAAGGCTCTCAATTCTTCAATAAAGGAGTCTTCTTGAGCCCTTTGGAGCAACAGCTTCTCTGCTTGCAGAAAATTAGCAGCCGTGGTCGAGGTAGAGTTGGCATCAGCCGCCCCATGAAGGGAGCTAGCGGTCTCCTGGAGAAGCTCTTTCCAGGTGGAGAACTTACTGGAGTCAGGAAGTTGTGAAGGCGATGTGGTGGAAACTGTTCCCACGAAGGCAGACTTCCTTAGCTCTGTGGGATCTGGATCTATTTCAGATGAAGGCACTGTGGGCCATTCTTTCTCTGGCAGGTAGAGGAAAGGTGGACCTTTCTTCCAGCGATGGTCCTGCACCATATCTTGGAGAGTGAGTCCGCGGGTAATGTCGTCTGCTGGATTACTTGGGGAGTCAACATATTGCCATTGAGCCGGGTTAGTCAGGCTCTGGATTTCTGCGACGCGTGTGCCCACAAACACTTTGTAACGGCAGGAGTCCGATTTTATCCAGTACAGTACGGTCGTGGAGTCTGACCAGAGAGTGATGTGCTCAGGCGGTATAGCAAGCTCTGTCTCAAGCACTCTAGCCAGCTGTGCTCCTGTGAGTGCGGCACTAAGCTCTAGACGTGGGATGGACAGTTGCTTTCGGGGCGCGACTCTTGATCTGGCAAACACAAAGGACACATAGACGTGTTGATTGTTGGCAATTGTCTGCATGTAAGCTACTGACCCATAAGCTCGTTCCGAAGCATCGCAGAATATATGAATGCGACGGGTTGCAGTGGCAGGATTGGCAGTGTCTGGAGCATAGGGACGTGGCAGCTTGAGATGTTGCAGAGCAGGAATTTCTTGCACCCAATTCACCCACTTGTCCAGAAGATCTGCAGGTTGGATCTGGTCATCCCAGCCGATGTTGGACTTCCACATGTCCTGAATAAGCACTTTACATCTAGTGGTGAAAGGCACAATGTAGCCCAAAGGGTCATAAAGCTTGGCGAGGACACTGTAGACATTTTGAAGAGTGGCGACTGAAGATTCAGCATGGCGATGCTTGTAACTGAAGGTGTCGTTCAAACAATCCCAGCAGAGCCCAAGTGTGGGCTCAGTGAGGTTGGCACTGGCTTTGGACAACCATAGCTCACTGCTAGCTGACCGTGCTTCAGGCAGTAAGTGGGCAACAACTTCAGGCACATTACTAGCCCACTGGCAGATGTCGAAGCCTCCTTTGCTTAAAAGGGCTCGTAGGTTGTCGATCAAAGTCTTGGCATCTTCAGCTTTAGTCATACTGTGTAGGCAATTGTCCACATAGAACGACTGCTCAATCACTCGCATGAGCAGAGAGTCAGGTGGTTCATGGTCCCTGGCGTGCTGCTGTAGGGCATAGACTGCACAGCAGGGACTGCACGTTGTTCCGAATGGTAAGACCTCCCATTGGAAGATACGGGGTTCAGAGGTTCTCTCCATGTTCCGCCACAGGAATCGTAGAAGTGGTTTGTCACTGGGCAGTAAGCGGATCTGGTGAAACATTGACTTAATATCTCCACTAATGGCCACTGCATGACATCGGAACCGCATCAGGACCCCTATCATGGTTGGACCCAAAGTAGGCCCAGGCAGGAGTTGGTCGTTTAGGGATAGACCATTGCAGGAGAAGGAACAGTTGAAAACTACTCTGTCCTTTCCATTGTGGTGCACCATATGATGCAGCACGTACCACGATTCTGTGGACTTCATAGCCTCCTCTGTAGAAATCTCCGTGACATAGCCAGCCTGGATGAGCTTATCTATCTCTTTACAGTACGAGGCTGATCGAGCAGTGTCTTTGGCCAACCTGCATTCAGTGCTGCGAAGGTTGGGCATCACAGCATCTGGCGGTAAACAGAGTGTGACGGCTGGTTGACGGGCGTAACAACGGTGTAGCATAGCGTTGGATACCATTGACAGACACATGTTGAGATGCTGTCTGTAGGAGACTGAGCGCTTGCTGGTCTTGTTTGGAACGAGATGCGGTTTTCTCACTGACGTAAGGAAGGGTGTCAATATGCCAAAGGCGTTCCACATTCCTTAGAAGGTCCGTATATGAAGAATCAGTGACGATGTGCAGGCAGGAAGGCTTGTGGTAGGAGACGGGCATGATCTCGGAAGGCCCTTGTAAAGACCAGCCTAGCCTTGTGCAGATGGCTATGGGACCTCCAGATGGGCCTGCTCTGACTGGCTGTGTCGGAGTGAGGAGCTGAGGCATATCTGAGCCAATGAGGAGCAGTGGTTGAGCTCTGTGGATAGGGGGCAGAGGAAGACCTTTTAGATGCTCATAGCGTTTCTGAAGAGCTGCAACTGGATACGTGTGCTCAGATAAGCTCAGGCTGTCTGCAGTGAAGGCATGTTCAATCCGATACTTCTTGTTTGGCTTGAAAATGGGGGACACGTGAAGGCTAACTGAGGAACCTTTCAACTCCTTAACCTCTTGCTGAACTGTTCTCAGATGAAGTGTTTCAGGTTGCTGAGTAAGTTGTAGCTGTTCTACAGCTTGAGGGAGAACAATCGTTCTTTCGGAACCATCATCGAGCACTGCAAAAGTCTCCAGTGTACGATCTCCATGGTGCAGAAGCACTTTGACAACTTTAAGCAGAACTCTTTGCGGGCTTCGTGGCTGCTCAATGTAGACAGTAGGTTTCTGATGACTAACCATCAGCACTTTCTGGGATGACTCTTGAATAATGTCATGCAAGATTGTGAGATGTTGCTCCTTACATGTCTTGCATGGGCGCTTGAGCGTGCAGGCTGTAGCTTTGTGGCCGCAGCCGCATTTCCAACATCTGCCTCCCTCCTGGATCCACTGCTTAACCTCTGCAGTAGACAGCTTCTTGAAGTCAGAGCATGAGTTAAGGTAGTGCTCCTTATTGTTGCAGAATGGGCAATAAGGACTGGGTTTAAAAGTCTGGGACTTCGGCAGAGTAGTCTCTTTGTTGGTGGTTGTCTCCCCAGAGCAGTGGAAGATGGATGCTGACTTGCCTTTGGTCTTAAAACTATGCTGTTCTCTCTTAAGAGGTGTAGACCCTGTGGAGTTGTAGAGGAGCGTAGCTCTGCTGGCAAGGCGCTTGGCTTGAGCTTTCATCTGGAGCCACGCAGCAAGATCAGGCAGGGTATAGGTGAGCTCAGAACCTGGCTGCAGGATGCCGCGCACCAGACAATATTCCACAAATCCATCTCTGTGAGCAGGAGACATTTTGCATAAAAGACAGTCGACATGGGAACCACATCTCAGCTCGTATCCAACAGGTCCCTCTAAGGTCCGCAGCATACCAATGAGTGACTGCACTGAGAGGGCAAAAGAGTCAAAAGCTTCTGCATCTCCTGACTTGATAACTGGGGAGTTGAGAATGGCTCCAAGTTCACTTTGGACCAGTTGTCTCGGCTGACCGTATTTGTCCTGAAGAGCACCCAGGGCAGCTGTGTAAGGAGCTGGGTCATACATATATGATTTGGCCAACTGTAGAGCACTTGGGAGTTTAAGCTGACTGAGGAGAACTTGATATTTATAGTGTTCACTAAGATGAGGGTGACTATTCATCAAGTTGTCGAGCGCCATCTTCAGAAGTGCGAAATCGCTCTCTTTGCCGCTCTCAAAGAGGGGAAGTGTCGGTTTGGGGATGCCATACGATGTAGCAATCAGAGTCTCCATTCCTGGGTAGGTCCAATGTGGTGCCTCTGGGGCTGGGGCAACAGCTGGTAAGGTTGGTGGAGTATATTGCACC
This genomic stretch from Amphiprion ocellaris isolate individual 3 ecotype Okinawa chromosome 9, ASM2253959v1, whole genome shotgun sequence harbors:
- the LOC129349632 gene encoding uncharacterized protein LOC129349632 encodes the protein MWNAFGILTPFLTSVRKPHLVPNKTSKRSVSYRQHLNMCLSMVSNAMLHRCYARQPAVTLCLPPDAVMPNLRSTECRLAKDTARSASYCKEIDKLIQAGYVTEISTEEAMKSTESWYVLHHMVHHNGKDRVVFNCSFSCNGLSLNDQLLPGPTLGPTMIGVLMRFRCHAVAISGDIKSMFHQIRLLPSDKPLLRFLWRNMERTSEPRIFQWEVLPFGTTCSPCCAVYALQQHARDHEPPDSLLMRVIEQSFYVDNCLHSMTKAEDAKTLIDNLRALLSKGGFDICQWASNVPEVVAHLLPEARSASSELWLSKASANLTEPTLGLCWDCLNDTFSYKHRHAESSVATLQNVYSVLAKLYDPLGYIVPFTTRCKVLIQDMWKSNIGWDDQIQPADLLDKWVNWVQEIPALQHLKLPRPYAPDTANPATATRRIHIFCDASERAYGSVAYMQTIANNQHVYVSFVFARSRVAPRKQLSIPRLELSAALTGAQLARVLETELAIPPEHITLWSDSTTVLYWIKSDSCRYKVFVGTRVAEIQSLTNPAQWQYVDSPSNPADDITRGLTLQDMVQDHRWKKGPPFLYLPEKEWPTVPSSEIDPDPTELRKSAFVGTVSTTSPSQLPDSSKFSTWKELLQETASSLHGAADANSTSTTAANFLQAEKLLLQRAQEDSFIEELRALKAGRALPSGSRLASLSPEYEDATGLLRVGGRLRHAEGLAMDTIHPVILDPSYPVTKLIIKDIDESLLHPGPERVLAELRHRFWIIRGREAIRKHQYSCLECRRWRAKPDVPKMADYPPAQLRLHKPPFYSTGVDCFGPFQVRIGRRTEKRWGIVYKCMTTRSVHLELLESLDTDAFLLSLRRFISRRGKPFELLMDNGTNFVGGERELREAVAAMASPLREQLAEQQISFRFNPPSAPHFGGTWEREVKSIKTALRVVLKDQIVPEPVLLTTLVEVEGILNAKPLGYLSSDPSDPDPVTPNLLLMGRHDLSLPQAVYDPSELGRRRWRHSQAIADRFWSSFISHYLPGLQERSKWKKDGNALSIGDVVLIIDPQLPRASWPVGRVTGAHPGADGRIRTASVQVKDRTYVRPVARLILLPALEDKDEEDATK